A genome region from Mycobacterium florentinum includes the following:
- a CDS encoding FAS1-like dehydratase domain-containing protein, with amino-acid sequence MTTTDEGVSTTQFPLITDESLAALREKIGSSFDRPYPHVTEATRDSIRHWALGIGDTNPLWLDPDYAKDSRWGGLTAPGTMLYAFDRVVSGYVTGMPGVHAMFAGTDWNWCHPIRLGDTIQAFPVLKELRDLESKFSGRAVQQIYEVRFVNQDGVEICRADSWCIRTQREVARQRADRQHVAPYRWSQDEIAQIAEHYANERPRGKDTLYFDDVNVGDTLPIVLKGPSTVTGFVAFTQGWGSLYVKAHGVAFEMFRDHPALGIPNLQGVPEPPERVHWDNDLAQRVGVPAAYDYGPERISWLGHLMTNWIGDDGFLRRLNVQVRHHNIVGDLTTCEGIVARKWEEGGAPLVEVNVRATNQNGETTAVGIAVAELPQRVNGG; translated from the coding sequence TTGACGACAACAGATGAGGGCGTCAGCACGACCCAGTTTCCGCTCATCACCGATGAATCGCTGGCCGCGCTGAGGGAAAAAATTGGCTCATCCTTCGACCGGCCGTACCCGCATGTCACCGAGGCCACCCGGGACTCGATTCGGCACTGGGCACTGGGCATCGGCGACACCAACCCGCTGTGGCTCGACCCCGATTACGCGAAGGACTCCCGCTGGGGCGGCCTGACCGCACCGGGCACGATGCTGTACGCCTTCGACCGAGTGGTGAGCGGATACGTCACCGGGATGCCCGGCGTCCACGCCATGTTTGCCGGTACCGACTGGAATTGGTGCCACCCAATACGTTTGGGCGACACCATCCAGGCCTTCCCGGTACTCAAGGAGTTGCGTGATCTGGAGAGCAAGTTCTCGGGCCGCGCGGTCCAGCAGATCTACGAGGTTCGGTTTGTCAACCAGGATGGCGTGGAGATCTGCCGCGCCGACTCGTGGTGCATCCGAACGCAACGTGAGGTCGCTCGGCAGCGTGCCGACCGTCAACACGTTGCGCCTTACCGTTGGAGCCAGGACGAGATCGCCCAGATCGCTGAGCATTACGCCAACGAGCGGCCGCGCGGTAAGGACACCCTTTACTTCGATGATGTGAACGTCGGCGACACACTGCCGATCGTTCTCAAGGGCCCCAGCACCGTCACCGGATTCGTCGCCTTCACCCAGGGCTGGGGCAGCCTTTATGTCAAGGCGCACGGTGTGGCCTTCGAGATGTTCCGTGATCATCCGGCATTGGGTATCCCGAATCTGCAGGGCGTGCCCGAGCCGCCGGAGCGCGTGCACTGGGATAACGACCTGGCACAGCGGGTTGGTGTGCCAGCGGCCTATGACTATGGCCCAGAGCGGATTTCGTGGCTCGGACATCTGATGACCAACTGGATCGGCGATGACGGATTCCTGCGCCGGCTGAACGTTCAGGTGCGCCACCACAACATTGTCGGCGACCTGACCACCTGTGAGGGCATTGTCGCCCGCAAGTGGGAGGAAGGCGGTGCTCCCCTGGTCGAGGTAAATGTCCGTGCGACGAATCAGAACGGTGAGACAACCGCCGTTGGTATTGCTGTCGCAGAGCTGCCGCAGCGAGTCAACGGGGGCTGA